The DNA segment GGCTCATACCGCTATTTTACTGGATTTGCATCGTCTTGCTTATCAGCGTCGATTTGTTCGGCGTGAGCAAACTGGGCGCGAAAAGATGGCTCGAGTTTCCTTTTATCCACTTTACGCTTCAGCCCTCAGAGATCATGAAACCAGCACTCCTACTGATGCTAGGCTACCTCATCAAACAGCGCCCGCCCGAAGAAAACGGCTACGGCCTCAAGGACTTTTTACGCCTTAGTTTTTATATCCTTTTGCCTTTCGTGCTGATTTTAAAAGAGCCCGATCTGGGCACCGCGCTGATACTGCTCATCGTCGGCTACGCCGTGCTTTTTATCATCGGAGTAAATAAAAAAATTTGGGTCGTGATATTTGCCGGGGTTTTGCTCTCTGCGCCCGTGATATACGAAAATTTGCACGATTATCAAAAAAAGCGCATTACCGATTTTTTAAGCGAGGAGTCCAACTACCACGTGCGCCAGAGCATCATAGCTATCGGCAGCGGCGGACTAAAGGGTAAGCCAAAAGACGAGGCGACGCAGACGCATTTTAAATTTTTGCCGATTTCAACTAGCGATTTTATTTTCGCATACACGATCGAGCGATACGGATTTTACGGAGGACTCGCACTACTTGGCTTTTACGGCGCGCTGATAGCTCATTTGCTTAGCCTAAACTACGGGCTAAAGGATGATTATTTTACGCAAACGATGGCGTCGGGGATCGGGATACTTATTTTTATTTACGTGAGTATAAATATCATGATGACGATCGGCTTTGCACCCGTGGTGGGCATCCCGCTGCCCTTTTACAGCTACGGCGGCAGCAGCTTTGTGACCTTTATGAGCCTGTTTGGGATATTGCAAAATCTACTCACTTTTCGCTTCGATCCGATGTATAGGCTGGTCAAATTTAAAATTTAGCGAGTTTCGGGGCTCGCTTTTCAAATTCGACCGCTTAAGTTTTGCCCTAAATTTTACGCAAATTTAGCTAGGCTCGGAGCGAAATTTGAGACGGTTTTACAAAAGCCAAAGCGGCAAATTTTGATTTTTATTCAAGCGGAGCGCAGGGAAAATTTGTGGCTTTGATTAAAATTTGAATAAATTTGAGATTATTTTCGGCGAAACAAAAAGCCTAGCGCAGGCGCTTTTGTCTTTAAATCTTTTTTAGAGGATTGCGTTATCTCTCGCGTTAGCTCGGTTTTGTTTGCGTCTTTTGACATATTTTCTTTTTAAATTCGGTGGCTAGGTTCTATTAAAAAATAGATAAAAAACAAAACTCCGGATAAACATAAACTAAAAATTTCGCTATAATTCTTAATAACGGATATCAAGATCGCCGATATACGAATAAAATTTTAAGGAAGTTTTATGAGAAAAGGCAAAAATGCTTTAAACGAGATCATGAGTCCCGTAGCGGGCAAGATCAAGCTAGCCGTCGTTTTGTCCGGCCTCGGCGCGCTTTGCAAGGTCTCGGCGTTCATCGCGTTCGCGCTTGCGATCGAAGCTTTGTCGCGAGACGAAATGAATTTTACTTTTTTAGGCGCGGCATTTGCGTTCGTCTTTACAGAGATGCTTTTGCGGACGATAAGCCTGGGCGTCTCGCATAAAGCGGCGTTTAAGCTAGAGCAAATTTTGCGTATGCGGATTTCGGCTAACGTTGCGGCGATTCCTTACGGAGAAACGCTAAATTTAGGCACAGGCAAAATAAAAAAGATAATGCTCGACGACGTCAAGAACCTGCACGCTTATGTTGCGGATACAACGCCTAGCATCGGTTCCGTATCGGTCGCGCCCATCGCGTCTTTCGCGGCTCTGGCGTGGTTTGACTGGCGGCTCTTTTTGGTAGCTTCGG comes from the Campylobacter rectus genome and includes:
- a CDS encoding FtsW/RodA/SpoVE family cell cycle protein; translation: MIRLDRRILTHFDFVQPFLILPIIILSYILVSEANSILAGKQLVYFGVGLAAFLFFFLLPIRKISWLIPLFYWICIVLLISVDLFGVSKLGAKRWLEFPFIHFTLQPSEIMKPALLLMLGYLIKQRPPEENGYGLKDFLRLSFYILLPFVLILKEPDLGTALILLIVGYAVLFIIGVNKKIWVVIFAGVLLSAPVIYENLHDYQKKRITDFLSEESNYHVRQSIIAIGSGGLKGKPKDEATQTHFKFLPISTSDFIFAYTIERYGFYGGLALLGFYGALIAHLLSLNYGLKDDYFTQTMASGIGILIFIYVSINIMMTIGFAPVVGIPLPFYSYGGSSFVTFMSLFGILQNLLTFRFDPMYRLVKFKI